In Marivirga salinae, a single window of DNA contains:
- a CDS encoding M14 family metallopeptidase: MKRILIFILFIFSSLCSNAQELTTAFEKSNGTETATYQEGINFYKKLAQKFPQIDIREMGKTDSGEPLHLVVFNKDEKFRFSEIQQSGKPILFINNGIHPGESDGIDASMMILRNWAQNISQHSFLDSVIVAVIPFYNVGGALNRNSTTRTNQNGPEAYGFRGNAQNYDLNRDFIKMDSKNAFAFAEIFHQLDPDVFIDTHVTNGTDHQHVVTVLTTQHNKLGGQLGEYLEEEFEPMIFEEMEAKGRNPIEYINVKGNTPENGWTQFWDAPRYSTGYTTLFQTFGFMTEDHMWKDYKTRVENIYDFLTIAAELTAKEGAKIQKLKSDDREQILEADSLPIIWKNDKDEFKMITLDGYSTSYPESQLTGNSLLKYDRNDTFEKDIPFYNHYKVEKSVRVPNYYVIPQAWFEVINRLKTNDVKMEVLKKDTVISVEVYHVDDFQTVSNPYEGHYLHYDTKVKSSVQQIAFRKGDYLIDTRQKSKRYLVETLEPEAQDSFFNWNFFDSILQQKEGFSSYVFEPKATEILANLPSEEQAEFYEKQESDSTFSSNNYAQLDWIFKRSKHYEKSHKRYPVYRLMSE, from the coding sequence ATGAAGCGTATTCTAATTTTCATCTTATTTATTTTTAGTTCATTGTGTTCAAATGCTCAAGAATTAACTACAGCTTTTGAAAAATCTAACGGAACGGAAACCGCTACCTATCAAGAAGGGATTAATTTTTATAAAAAACTAGCGCAAAAATTTCCTCAGATTGATATTAGGGAAATGGGGAAAACAGATAGTGGAGAGCCTTTACATTTAGTAGTTTTTAATAAAGATGAAAAGTTTCGCTTTAGTGAAATACAACAATCAGGTAAACCAATTTTATTCATTAATAATGGTATTCACCCAGGAGAATCTGACGGAATAGATGCTTCGATGATGATATTGAGAAATTGGGCGCAAAATATTAGCCAACATTCATTTTTGGATAGCGTGATTGTAGCTGTAATTCCTTTTTATAATGTTGGTGGAGCGCTGAACAGGAATAGTACGACCAGAACTAATCAAAACGGACCGGAAGCTTATGGATTCAGAGGAAATGCCCAGAATTATGATTTGAATAGGGATTTCATCAAAATGGATTCCAAAAATGCTTTTGCTTTTGCAGAAATCTTCCACCAACTCGATCCTGATGTTTTTATAGATACACACGTGACCAACGGTACCGACCATCAGCATGTAGTAACGGTTTTAACAACTCAGCATAATAAATTAGGCGGGCAATTGGGGGAATATCTTGAAGAAGAGTTTGAGCCTATGATTTTTGAAGAGATGGAAGCAAAAGGCAGAAATCCGATCGAATATATCAATGTAAAAGGAAATACGCCTGAAAATGGATGGACTCAATTTTGGGATGCTCCTCGTTATTCCACAGGTTATACTACTTTGTTTCAAACTTTTGGCTTTATGACGGAAGATCATATGTGGAAAGATTATAAAACAAGAGTAGAGAATATATATGATTTCTTAACCATCGCTGCTGAATTAACGGCCAAAGAAGGAGCTAAAATCCAAAAGTTAAAATCGGATGATAGAGAGCAGATTCTAGAAGCGGACTCATTACCCATCATTTGGAAAAATGATAAGGATGAATTTAAAATGATTACACTTGATGGCTATAGCACAAGCTATCCAGAAAGTCAGCTAACAGGAAATTCATTGTTGAAATATGACAGAAATGATACTTTCGAGAAAGATATTCCTTTCTACAACCATTATAAAGTAGAAAAATCTGTTCGAGTTCCTAATTATTATGTTATACCACAAGCTTGGTTTGAAGTGATCAATAGACTGAAAACAAATGATGTGAAGATGGAAGTGCTAAAGAAAGATACCGTCATTTCGGTTGAAGTTTATCATGTTGATGATTTTCAAACTGTATCCAATCCTTATGAAGGTCATTATCTACATTATGACACCAAAGTAAAATCTTCTGTTCAGCAAATAGCTTTCAGAAAAGGTGATTATTTAATAGACACTCGTCAAAAATCGAAGAGATATTTGGTAGAAACATTAGAGCCTGAAGCTCAGGATTCATTTTTCAATTGGAATTTCTTCGATAGCATTTTACAGCAGAAAGAAGGTTTTTCATCCTATGTTTTTGAGCCTAAGGCCACAGAAATTTTAGCTAATTTACCTTCAGAAGAACAAGCTGAATTTTATGAAAAACAAGAATCAGATTCTACATTTTCATCTAATAATTATGCTCAACTGGACTGGATTTTCAAGCGTTCAAAGCATTACGAAAAATCCCATAAACGGTATCCTGTTTACAGGCTAATGTCAGAATGA
- a CDS encoding J domain-containing protein produces MARLKLNYSESIAILGLNPGASPEQIKNAYRKLAKQYHPDVYQLDEGERFKEISSAYYFLKKHPEPPIQNQNQAHSSNPSSDYEQKRRAYHRRQREKKAHEANQNAEMFKWLFVRFRLFVFIILIFNCLLAIDYFLPSVSEEVKITKIITIKTISKAKMIYSYKALLNNGMTFRFRKDEMDKVDLNNPFILNRTTIFKEGRFLESKNGEVKIYIDYGLFRVFGGLIPLNILLLITYLFFVKNNDYRLTLFLVALIVFIFQLFLVF; encoded by the coding sequence ATGGCTAGGTTAAAATTAAATTATAGCGAATCCATAGCGATTTTAGGATTAAATCCAGGAGCTTCCCCAGAACAAATTAAAAATGCTTACAGGAAATTAGCCAAGCAATACCATCCTGATGTTTATCAATTAGATGAGGGAGAAAGATTTAAGGAAATCAGTTCAGCTTATTATTTTTTGAAGAAACATCCTGAGCCGCCAATTCAGAATCAAAACCAGGCTCATTCCAGTAATCCTTCAAGTGATTATGAACAAAAAAGACGAGCTTACCATAGAAGGCAAAGAGAAAAAAAAGCTCATGAAGCCAATCAAAATGCTGAAATGTTTAAATGGTTGTTTGTCAGGTTCCGTCTTTTTGTATTCATAATTTTAATTTTTAACTGTCTGCTAGCTATAGATTATTTTTTACCCTCTGTATCCGAGGAAGTGAAAATCACAAAAATCATAACCATAAAAACCATTTCAAAAGCAAAAATGATTTATAGTTACAAAGCGCTGTTAAATAATGGAATGACCTTCAGGTTCAGGAAGGATGAAATGGATAAAGTTGATCTCAATAATCCATTCATTCTAAACAGAACCACAATATTTAAAGAAGGGAGATTTTTAGAAAGTAAGAACGGAGAGGTCAAAATATACATTGATTATGGTTTATTTAGAGTTTTCGGAGGCCTTATACCCTTAAATATTTTACTATTAATTACTTATCTGTTCTTTGTCAAGAATAATGATTATCGATTAACTCTATTTTTAGTTGCACTCATTGTCTTCATTTTTCAGTTGTTTTTGGTTTTTTAA
- a CDS encoding nuclear transport factor 2 family protein, with amino-acid sequence MNSIKEKAAHFLKLISETKIEEAFELYVSKNFIHHNPYFKADAQSLQKAMKEDAKANPEKELKILRSLEDEDLVAVHSYVKQYPDDNGFVLVHFFKFSEDRIIELWDLGQKIPDQSINEIGML; translated from the coding sequence ATGAATTCTATAAAAGAAAAAGCAGCCCATTTTTTAAAATTAATTAGCGAAACTAAAATTGAGGAGGCTTTCGAATTATATGTATCTAAAAATTTTATACATCATAATCCTTATTTTAAAGCTGATGCACAATCCTTGCAAAAGGCTATGAAAGAAGATGCCAAAGCCAATCCTGAAAAGGAATTGAAAATTTTGAGGTCATTGGAAGATGAGGATTTGGTAGCGGTTCATTCCTATGTAAAACAGTATCCTGATGATAATGGATTTGTTTTGGTTCATTTTTTTAAATTTAGTGAAGATAGGATTATAGAACTTTGGGATTTGGGACAGAAAATTCCTGATCAAAGCATCAATGAAATCGGAATGCTTTAA
- a CDS encoding response regulator, whose product MKSIHLLLVEDNEGDILLTQEAFEESKFVHTMQVAKNGNEALNILLQREGYENSKEPDLVLLDINLPIKSGHEVLQEIKSVKSKRHIPIVVFSTSSSQKDIDLAYLYNANCYVTKPVEIKGFMEAISSIEQFWFSIASLPKKVK is encoded by the coding sequence ATGAAATCTATCCATTTACTTTTAGTAGAAGATAATGAAGGGGATATATTATTAACTCAGGAAGCTTTTGAGGAAAGTAAATTTGTACATACCATGCAAGTTGCCAAAAATGGAAATGAAGCCTTAAATATACTTTTACAAAGGGAAGGATATGAAAATAGTAAAGAACCAGATTTGGTATTACTGGATATAAATTTACCGATTAAAAGCGGTCACGAAGTACTTCAAGAAATTAAATCTGTAAAATCGAAAAGACATATTCCTATCGTTGTATTTTCCACCTCTTCATCTCAAAAAGATATCGATTTAGCTTATTTATACAATGCCAATTGCTATGTTACTAAACCAGTTGAAATAAAAGGTTTTATGGAAGCCATTTCTAGCATCGAGCAATTCTGGTTTAGTATTGCTAGCCTTCCCAAGAAAGTAAAATGA
- a CDS encoding DEAD/DEAH box helicase: protein MRFEELNIIAPILKALKEENYTEPTSIQEQAIPLLLDKNDIMASAQTGTGKTAAFAIPILQHLENEKSNSKKIKSLILTPTRELAIQIGESFTTYGKYTSIKNTVIFGGVNQNKQTAAIRNGVDVLIATPGRLLDLMNQGFINLKDIQYFVLDEADRMLDMGFIHDIRKVIAVLPPKRQSLFFSATMPDTIVELSRKILNNPKKIAVTPVSSTAQTIQQYLYYTNKSTKKDLLLHILKDPKMDQVLLFDRTKHGADRIVKELKKQNITAAAIHGDKAQNQRQKALNQFKDKEIRVLVATDIAARGIDIDKLQYVINFDIPNVAETYVHRIGRSGRAGEAGVSISLCEPEENDYLKDIEKLINQKIPVVKDSPYPQTDSPMTNAEKKEFEKEKQRRKQEFFANRKKNGNRGGRR, encoded by the coding sequence ATGCGATTCGAAGAACTGAATATTATTGCGCCCATTTTAAAAGCGCTAAAAGAAGAAAATTATACAGAACCTACTTCTATTCAAGAACAAGCTATTCCACTTTTGTTAGATAAAAATGACATCATGGCGAGTGCTCAAACAGGAACAGGAAAAACGGCAGCTTTTGCAATTCCTATTCTACAGCATCTTGAAAATGAAAAATCAAATTCAAAGAAAATCAAATCATTAATATTGACCCCAACCCGTGAATTAGCCATTCAAATAGGGGAGAGTTTTACCACTTATGGGAAATATACTTCTATCAAAAATACCGTGATTTTTGGTGGGGTAAATCAAAACAAACAAACTGCTGCCATCAGAAATGGAGTGGATGTATTGATTGCAACTCCTGGTAGATTACTTGATTTAATGAATCAAGGCTTTATTAACCTAAAAGACATTCAATATTTCGTTTTAGATGAAGCCGATAGAATGTTGGATATGGGTTTCATTCATGATATCCGAAAAGTCATTGCAGTATTACCGCCAAAAAGACAATCACTATTTTTCTCAGCCACCATGCCTGACACAATAGTGGAGCTTTCAAGAAAGATATTGAATAATCCTAAAAAGATTGCCGTTACTCCAGTTTCATCTACGGCACAAACCATTCAGCAATACTTATATTACACCAATAAATCCACTAAGAAAGATTTATTATTGCATATTTTAAAAGATCCAAAAATGGATCAGGTTTTACTTTTTGATAGAACCAAACATGGTGCAGACCGAATAGTTAAAGAACTGAAAAAACAAAATATTACGGCTGCTGCCATTCACGGTGATAAAGCACAAAATCAAAGACAAAAAGCACTCAATCAATTTAAAGATAAGGAAATTCGAGTTTTGGTAGCGACTGATATTGCTGCCCGTGGAATTGACATTGATAAATTGCAATATGTAATCAATTTTGATATCCCGAATGTTGCGGAAACTTATGTACATAGAATTGGTCGATCAGGTAGAGCAGGTGAGGCTGGCGTTTCTATTTCGCTGTGTGAACCAGAAGAAAACGATTATCTGAAGGATATTGAAAAGCTGATCAATCAGAAAATCCCGGTTGTGAAAGATAGTCCATATCCACAAACGGACAGTCCTATGACCAATGCCGAGAAGAAAGAATTTGAAAAAGAAAAGCAACGCAGAAAACAAGAATTTTTTGCGAACAGAAAGAAAAACGGTAATAGAGGAGGAAGAAGGTAA
- a CDS encoding PAS domain-containing protein, whose amino-acid sequence MKDKIYTYFDVLNQHSIISATNLKGEINYVNDQFCKISKYNESELIGAPHSIVNSGYHHKEYFKNLWRTIGRGKVWQGNILNEAKDGSTYWVATTIVPIIDQGKVKEYFSVRIEKSEEIRLEEERNFHERRFSQLFNHINEGVIGIKKIDGKFIITDFNRGAEKLDKTSKKDVLGKEVSSIYPGTDSGGFSDYIEEAFQKGHASFPILRYQDERIDSWRKGEFYKLPNEEVVCVYNDISEEINQLEQLKKYNEKLEEIAFKASHEVRAPVASILGLMQLIDFNDLSEVNKTALEYMKDSVEKLDHTVRDIVKVSYDTEEGKELFAKLSDLKKHYHKA is encoded by the coding sequence ATGAAAGATAAAATATATACATATTTTGACGTACTTAATCAACATAGTATCATCTCTGCAACAAATCTTAAAGGAGAAATAAATTATGTAAATGATCAATTTTGCAAAATCTCAAAATACAATGAAAGCGAACTAATAGGTGCTCCTCACAGCATAGTAAATTCCGGATATCATCATAAAGAATATTTTAAAAACCTTTGGCGTACTATTGGCAGAGGAAAAGTTTGGCAAGGAAATATTTTGAACGAGGCTAAAGATGGATCCACATATTGGGTAGCTACTACTATTGTTCCGATTATTGATCAAGGAAAAGTCAAGGAATACTTTTCGGTAAGGATTGAAAAATCTGAAGAAATTCGACTTGAAGAAGAGAGAAATTTTCATGAGAGAAGGTTTTCACAATTATTCAATCATATCAACGAAGGCGTAATAGGCATAAAAAAGATTGATGGCAAATTCATCATTACAGATTTTAATCGTGGTGCAGAAAAATTAGATAAAACAAGCAAAAAAGATGTTCTAGGAAAGGAAGTTTCGAGTATTTATCCAGGTACAGATTCCGGTGGTTTTTCGGATTACATAGAAGAAGCTTTTCAAAAAGGGCATGCTAGTTTTCCTATTTTACGATATCAAGATGAGCGAATAGACTCATGGAGAAAAGGGGAGTTTTATAAATTGCCTAATGAAGAAGTAGTTTGTGTTTATAATGATATTTCAGAGGAAATTAACCAACTGGAACAGCTAAAAAAATATAATGAAAAGCTGGAGGAAATTGCATTCAAAGCTTCTCATGAAGTGCGCGCTCCCGTTGCTAGTATTTTAGGATTAATGCAATTAATCGATTTTAATGATCTATCGGAAGTAAATAAAACTGCATTGGAATATATGAAAGATTCTGTTGAAAAACTGGATCATACTGTACGTGATATAGTAAAAGTTAGCTATGATACAGAAGAAGGAAAAGAACTCTTTGCTAAACTATCGGATTTAAAAAAGCACTATCATAAGGCTTAG
- a CDS encoding response regulator, translating into MNIKTFIVDDDEISIMLTNLLLKDSSFFQEIDTYLDGAYALEHLKNEYSEETIYIIILDINMPLMNGWEFLEEIKAFVTRKNTFVFMLSSSTDRVDIEKAENIDLVKGFFSKPLKTEHLNQIQEQIKIEL; encoded by the coding sequence ATGAATATAAAGACATTCATAGTGGATGATGATGAAATTTCCATCATGTTAACAAATCTTTTACTGAAAGACTCTTCTTTTTTTCAGGAAATAGATACTTATTTGGATGGTGCATATGCTTTAGAACATTTAAAGAATGAGTATTCCGAAGAAACAATATATATTATTATTCTTGACATCAATATGCCTCTTATGAATGGATGGGAGTTTTTGGAGGAAATAAAAGCGTTTGTAACCAGAAAAAACACTTTTGTATTTATGCTTAGCTCATCAACTGATAGAGTAGATATTGAAAAAGCCGAAAATATTGATTTAGTAAAAGGGTTTTTTAGCAAACCCTTAAAGACAGAACATTTAAATCAAATTCAGGAGCAAATAAAAATTGAATTATAA
- a CDS encoding PAS domain S-box protein, with the protein MKGTKSRYNVLVVEDNLGDYVLIADYLEDTNIIKKLFKAEDFKNAKQILSEPENEIDIILLDLSLPDKDGEPLLKAVHLLSQNKPIIILTGYPDADFAIKSLALGASDYLLKDVLNSTVLHKSILYNIERNKILVNLRKSEQRYSDLFHFSPLPMWVFDQETLKFLDVNDAAIQHYGYSYEEFLEMDITQIRPKEDMPALNRSRKMERKPHENIFHGEFTHLKKNGERITVEIRSNSFEYKGKKAQIILVNDVTERNRHIEAVEKQNEILKDIAWTQSHVVRAPLARLMGLVSVLRDGKIEENQKENFYEHIQKSAEELDVIIKGVVDMSQQIEINKGEE; encoded by the coding sequence ATGAAAGGGACAAAAAGCAGATATAATGTATTAGTAGTTGAAGATAATCTTGGTGATTATGTCCTGATTGCAGATTATTTGGAAGATACCAATATTATTAAAAAACTTTTTAAAGCAGAAGATTTTAAAAATGCTAAACAGATTTTATCCGAGCCTGAGAATGAAATTGATATAATTTTATTGGATTTGAGTTTGCCTGATAAAGACGGTGAGCCATTACTTAAGGCGGTTCACTTACTTTCTCAAAACAAGCCAATAATTATTTTAACAGGTTATCCTGATGCAGATTTTGCTATTAAATCTTTGGCATTAGGTGCTTCTGATTACCTATTGAAGGATGTTTTAAATAGCACAGTATTACATAAAAGCATTCTATATAATATTGAGCGAAATAAAATATTAGTAAATCTTAGAAAATCCGAACAACGTTATTCCGATCTTTTTCATTTTAGCCCTCTTCCAATGTGGGTTTTCGATCAAGAAACTCTTAAGTTTTTAGATGTTAATGATGCAGCCATTCAACATTATGGATATTCTTATGAGGAATTCCTTGAAATGGATATTACTCAAATTCGTCCAAAGGAGGATATGCCAGCATTGAATAGATCAAGGAAAATGGAAAGGAAACCACATGAGAATATATTTCATGGTGAATTCACTCATTTAAAGAAAAATGGGGAGCGAATAACAGTAGAAATCCGTTCCAATAGTTTTGAGTACAAAGGAAAGAAAGCGCAAATAATATTGGTAAATGATGTGACCGAAAGAAATAGACATATTGAAGCAGTAGAAAAGCAAAATGAAATATTGAAGGATATTGCTTGGACACAATCGCATGTGGTAAGAGCTCCTTTGGCTCGATTAATGGGGTTGGTTAGCGTATTGCGTGATGGAAAAATTGAAGAAAACCAAAAGGAAAACTTTTACGAACATATTCAAAAATCGGCAGAGGAACTAGATGTAATCATAAAGGGGGTTGTGGATATGTCACAACAAATTGAAATTAACAAAGGAGAGGAATGA